A single genomic interval of Patescibacteria group bacterium harbors:
- a CDS encoding pyridoxal phosphate-dependent aminotransferase encodes MKYRSVIAAAGKKFRTKNISQRVKKIVISPIKEMSILADQLEEKIGLNKIISFGQGIPYLDTPQYIKKGIIQSIKKVDTSKYTLEPGITELRKLIAKNLESSKKIKNIKPKKEIMVTVGCQEAMACALASTIDEGDEILLPSPTYASEIEQILQFGGVPKFVPLIEKNGWHLNIKNFEKARTSKTKVVILCNPSNPTGAVFNRQEIQELANFVKKYDLILIADETYDFLLYDDAKLFSPASVKNIRDRVILCGSFSKKYRMTGYRVGYAFADEGIIDHMLKVHDALAICSPAISQKAVIYALKNQKESKKSTVELVKQMDKNRNLMCQELDKLKEFFEYQKPAGAYYIMAKVKGAKINSFDMALKILNEAKVIVIPGAAFGPQGEGYLRFSFAGNPKNIKTGFKRLNKWLNYWKKNNFKL; translated from the coding sequence ATGAAATATCGTTCAGTTATCGCTGCCGCCGGAAAAAAATTTCGGACAAAAAATATTTCTCAAAGAGTCAAAAAAATTGTCATTTCCCCAATTAAGGAAATGTCAATTCTGGCCGACCAATTGGAAGAAAAAATTGGTCTTAATAAAATCATTTCTTTTGGGCAAGGAATCCCCTATTTAGACACGCCTCAATATATTAAAAAAGGAATTATTCAATCAATTAAAAAAGTAGATACTTCAAAATACACCCTTGAGCCCGGCATTACGGAATTAAGAAAATTAATCGCTAAAAATTTAGAGTCCTCAAAAAAAATAAAAAATATAAAACCAAAGAAAGAAATTATGGTGACTGTCGGTTGCCAAGAAGCCATGGCTTGCGCCTTGGCTTCAACTATTGACGAAGGTGACGAAATTTTGTTGCCTTCACCAACCTATGCCTCTGAAATAGAACAAATTTTACAATTTGGCGGCGTTCCAAAATTTGTTCCATTAATTGAAAAAAACGGCTGGCATCTGAATATTAAAAATTTTGAAAAAGCCCGCACCTCCAAAACCAAAGTTGTAATTTTATGCAATCCTTCTAACCCGACTGGCGCGGTTTTTAACCGACAAGAAATACAAGAATTGGCTAATTTTGTCAAAAAATATGATTTGATTTTAATTGCTGATGAAACTTACGATTTTCTTCTCTATGATGACGCAAAATTATTTTCGCCGGCATCCGTTAAAAATATTCGCGACCGCGTCATTCTCTGCGGAAGTTTTTCTAAAAAATATCGTATGACCGGTTATCGCGTCGGTTATGCTTTCGCGGACGAAGGAATTATTGATCATATGCTCAAAGTTCACGATGCTTTGGCGATTTGTTCGCCGGCTATTTCTCAAAAGGCGGTAATTTATGCCCTGAAAAATCAAAAAGAATCAAAAAAATCAACAGTTGAATTAGTCAAACAGATGGATAAAAATCGCAATTTAATGTGTCAAGAATTAGATAAATTAAAAGAATTTTTTGAATATCAAAAACCGGCAGGAGCTTATTATATTATGGCTAAGGTCAAAGGAGCTAAAATTAATTCATTTGATATGGCTTTAAAAATTTTAAATGAAGCCAAGGTTATTGTTATACCCGGTGCTGCTTTTGGTCCACAAGGCGAAGGATATCTTAGATTTTCTTTTGCTGGTAATCCTAAAAATATTAAAACAGGATTTAAACGACTTAATAAATGGCTAAATTATTGGAAAAAAAATAATTTTAAATTATAA
- a CDS encoding DegT/DnrJ/EryC1/StrS family aminotransferase, whose amino-acid sequence MINLSKPDITKKEINSVLKVLKTPYLALGPKLKEFEKKLAAYIGSKYAIAVNSGTSGLHLLVRALGIKKGDEVITTPFSFIASANCILYEGAKPIFVDIDPLTLNIDPQKIEKAITKRTKAIITVDIFGHPADWDSILKIAKKYKLKIIEDSCEALGAEYKGRKCGNFGDAAVFAFYPNKQITTGEGGIIVTDNKKISEMCQSMHNQGRKVKDGKWLEHIRLGFNYRMSDIQAAIGITQLERIKEIIKKREKVAKMYNKKLSNLEKKGLIKLPYVATWAKISWFVYVIQLTKNFTRRDRDQIMKKLQKTGIQCNNYFQCIHLQPFYRRLFNHKSGDFPIAESVSGKTIALPFYNNLTEKEIKYIVKNLEMILLKKGN is encoded by the coding sequence ATGATCAATTTATCCAAACCAGATATTACAAAAAAAGAAATAAATAGTGTTTTAAAGGTTTTAAAAACTCCTTATTTAGCTTTAGGGCCAAAACTCAAAGAGTTTGAAAAAAAACTTGCCGCTTATATTGGCAGTAAATATGCCATAGCGGTTAATTCCGGCACCAGCGGCCTACACTTACTTGTTCGCGCCCTAGGAATTAAAAAGGGTGATGAAGTAATTACCACCCCTTTTAGTTTTATTGCTTCGGCAAATTGCATTTTGTATGAAGGCGCTAAACCGATTTTTGTTGATATTGATCCTCTAACCTTAAATATTGATCCGCAAAAAATAGAAAAAGCCATTACTAAACGGACAAAAGCTATAATAACCGTAGATATTTTTGGCCATCCGGCAGATTGGGATTCAATTTTAAAAATTGCTAAAAAATATAAACTAAAAATTATTGAAGATTCTTGCGAAGCTTTGGGGGCGGAATATAAAGGAAGAAAATGTGGAAATTTTGGGGATGCGGCTGTTTTTGCCTTTTACCCTAATAAACAAATAACTACTGGTGAAGGAGGCATAATTGTGACTGATAATAAAAAAATCTCCGAGATGTGCCAAAGTATGCATAATCAGGGTCGCAAAGTTAAAGATGGAAAATGGCTTGAACATATCAGACTGGGTTTTAATTATCGAATGAGTGATATACAAGCAGCAATTGGTATAACTCAACTCGAAAGAATTAAAGAAATTATAAAAAAGAGAGAAAAAGTGGCCAAAATGTATAATAAAAAACTTTCTAATTTAGAAAAAAAAGGACTAATTAAACTACCTTATGTTGCCACTTGGGCCAAAATTTCTTGGTTTGTTTATGTAATTCAACTTACAAAAAATTTCACTCGAAGAGACCGAGACCAAATTATGAAAAAATTACAAAAAACTGGTATTCAATGTAATAATTATTTCCAATGTATCCACCTACAGCCATTTTATCGTCGCTTATTTAATCATAAAAGCGGTGATTTTCCAATCGCCGAATCAGTATCTGGCAAAACAATCGCCTTGCCATTTTACAATAATTTAACTGAAAAAGAAATAAAATATATTGTTAAAAATTTAGAGATGATATTATTAAAAAAGGGTAATTAA
- a CDS encoding MraY family glycosyltransferase, which yields MIYFLLIIISFFISLIAIFFLKKLAFRYHLYDEPSVGDLKIHQKPIPHLGGIGIFLGLIASLIFSQLFHQISKLQSLGIIIGSIIIIFLGFWDDLKWKKVGRPMIKFLCQFIAGFLIVFILIKIGVNLHFSINSIIASLIAGIYIVGAMNAINMEDGLNGLAGSITIISLMGFIYLAVKENNLFTLIISLGTLSGILGFLIYNWHPASIFMGDNGSHFLGFILAILAIMFTGHNLKQFIGPILIIGLPIIDTTLVIIRRLIKRKPLFLGDRSHLYDLIHQKGISIPKTVFIYSIIQFIIVSIGILIYNL from the coding sequence ATGATTTACTTTTTGCTCATTATTATATCATTCTTTATTTCTTTAATTGCTATTTTTTTTCTTAAAAAACTTGCTTTTAGATATCATCTTTATGATGAACCGTCGGTAGGTGATTTAAAAATTCACCAAAAACCTATCCCCCATTTAGGTGGAATAGGGATATTTCTCGGTTTAATTGCCAGTCTGATTTTTTCCCAATTATTCCATCAAATTTCTAAATTACAATCATTGGGAATAATTATTGGCAGTATAATTATAATTTTCCTTGGTTTTTGGGATGATTTAAAGTGGAAAAAAGTCGGCCGACCGATGATTAAATTTCTTTGTCAATTCATCGCTGGATTTTTAATTGTTTTTATTTTAATCAAAATCGGCGTTAATCTTCACTTTTCCATTAATTCTATAATTGCCAGTTTAATTGCCGGAATTTACATTGTCGGCGCCATGAATGCGATAAATATGGAAGACGGCCTCAACGGCCTGGCTGGCAGTATTACCATTATTTCTTTAATGGGGTTTATTTATTTGGCCGTAAAAGAAAATAATTTATTCACCTTAATTATTTCTTTAGGAACATTAAGTGGAATTTTAGGTTTTTTAATTTACAATTGGCATCCGGCCTCTATTTTTATGGGCGATAATGGCAGCCACTTCTTGGGTTTTATTTTAGCTATTTTAGCTATAATGTTCACCGGTCATAATTTAAAACAATTTATAGGACCTATCTTGATTATTGGCCTACCAATTATTGACACAACCCTAGTTATTATTCGTCGATTGATTAAAAGAAAACCGCTCTTTCTGGGCGACCGCAGTCATTTATATGATCTCATTCATCAAAAAGGTATTTCTATACCCAAAACCGTCTTTATTTATTCTATAATTCAGTTTATAATAGTAAGTATAGGTATCTTAATATATAATTTATGA
- a CDS encoding GNAT family N-acetyltransferase — MNIRLANLKDAAQIAKIHQQEINQGFLGQLGPKFLLKLYESMINSDSAFVTVADKNDQIIGFVGGCTDVGKFYKNFYKKYAISAFFILLPKIFNFSNLKKIFETLKYSKQKEEKIPEAELLTIAVLKEFHGQDIAPKIFEHFLQEMKKRKIKEFKVLVGENLSRAIRFYEKMGFKFHSLTSVHQGKSSKIYLYNIK, encoded by the coding sequence ATGAATATTCGTCTAGCTAATTTAAAAGATGCGGCGCAAATAGCCAAGATCCATCAACAAGAGATAAACCAGGGATTCTTGGGTCAATTGGGACCAAAATTCCTTTTAAAATTATATGAATCCATGATAAATTCTGACTCTGCTTTTGTTACTGTGGCCGATAAAAATGATCAAATTATTGGTTTTGTCGGCGGTTGCACTGATGTGGGCAAATTTTATAAAAATTTTTATAAAAAATATGCAATCAGTGCTTTCTTTATTTTGTTGCCAAAAATATTTAATTTCTCTAATCTTAAAAAAATTTTTGAAACTCTAAAATATTCCAAACAAAAAGAAGAAAAAATACCCGAAGCGGAACTCTTAACTATTGCCGTCCTGAAAGAATTCCACGGTCAGGATATTGCTCCGAAAATATTTGAACATTTCCTCCAAGAAATGAAAAAACGAAAAATAAAAGAGTTTAAAGTGCTGGTCGGCGAAAATCTTTCGCGAGCAATTAGATTTTACGAAAAAATGGGGTTTAAATTTCATTCTTTAACTTCTGTCCATCAAGGCAAATCTTCAAAAATTTATTTATATAACATCAAATAA
- a CDS encoding glycosyltransferase family 4 protein has translation MKIWILNHYAVTPDMPSGTRHYDFAKELVKRGHEVTIFASSFHFSLRREIKLTKNEKYLIENIDGINFVWIKTFPYQKNDWQRVINMFSYMCRTYCLGKKITKINKNIEQPNIIIGSSVHLLAVLSAYWLTKYYKAKFLMEVRDLWPQTLVDMGNLKENNLIVKTLRILEKFLYKKAKKIITLLPLAKKYITALGIDEKKIVWIPNGVDLTKFKNISKKETTDEKFKVMYFGAHGLANALNYVLDAARIIQDTGYEKIKFIFIGDGSEKKNLIKYKNELQLKNTEFRDSLSKDEVYTSLNEADTLIFNLKKTEVFKYGISSNKLFDYMAAVKPIIFSVNAANNPVKEADCGISISPENPQIMADAIVHLCQTSLEEREKMGQNGKEYVEKYHSIPVLVNKLEKIIQEII, from the coding sequence ATGAAAATTTGGATATTAAATCATTATGCTGTTACTCCTGATATGCCCAGCGGCACCAGGCATTATGATTTTGCCAAAGAATTAGTAAAAAGAGGACACGAGGTGACCATATTCGCCTCTAGCTTTCATTTTAGTTTACGCCGGGAAATTAAATTAACTAAAAATGAAAAATATCTTATAGAGAACATTGATGGAATAAATTTTGTTTGGATAAAAACTTTTCCCTATCAAAAAAATGATTGGCAAAGAGTGATAAATATGTTTTCGTACATGTGTCGAACATATTGCCTCGGAAAAAAAATAACCAAAATAAACAAAAATATTGAACAACCGAATATTATTATCGGCTCTTCGGTTCATTTACTGGCCGTCCTCTCGGCATATTGGCTGACAAAATATTACAAAGCAAAATTCTTAATGGAGGTAAGGGATCTTTGGCCCCAAACACTGGTTGATATGGGAAATTTAAAAGAAAATAATTTAATTGTTAAAACCCTTAGAATTTTAGAAAAATTTTTATATAAAAAGGCCAAAAAAATAATTACCTTATTGCCTTTGGCCAAAAAATACATAACCGCCTTGGGCATAGATGAAAAAAAAATTGTTTGGATTCCTAACGGGGTTGATTTAACAAAATTCAAAAATATTTCCAAAAAAGAAACAACTGATGAAAAATTTAAAGTCATGTATTTTGGCGCTCACGGTTTGGCAAATGCCTTAAATTATGTTTTGGACGCAGCCAGAATCATTCAGGACACGGGATACGAAAAAATAAAATTTATATTTATCGGCGATGGATCGGAGAAAAAAAATCTTATAAAATATAAAAATGAACTTCAGCTTAAAAATACTGAATTTCGCGATTCCCTAAGCAAAGACGAAGTTTATACTTCTCTTAACGAAGCTGATACATTAATCTTTAATCTCAAAAAAACTGAAGTTTTTAAATATGGCATTAGTTCTAATAAACTATTTGATTATATGGCAGCTGTTAAACCGATAATTTTCTCAGTTAATGCCGCCAATAATCCAGTTAAAGAAGCTGATTGCGGTATTTCAATTTCACCGGAAAACCCTCAAATAATGGCTGATGCTATTGTCCATCTCTGCCAAACGTCACTTGAAGAGAGAGAAAAAATGGGCCAAAATGGTAAAGAATATGTGGAAAAATACCATAGTATTCCCGTTCTAGTGAATAAATTAGAAAAAATTATTCAAGAAATAATATGA